Part of the Hevea brasiliensis isolate MT/VB/25A 57/8 chromosome 16, ASM3005281v1, whole genome shotgun sequence genome is shown below.
ATGAATCAAGTAGTGTTTACCTGGGCAAGTGAGGGCAAAATGTGACCGTGTAATCAGCACCAGTACACGTGAAAGTACTGGAAGCATCATCAAAAGCGTAGCTGTATGATTTCGGACACGCGTTCTTGAACATTTCTGAGTACGTCGAAGGTTTACAAGTTGAAGGTGTATTATACGCGCCACTGCAACAGTACTCTGGGTTCCCAAACGCATCACAAGCGCTCCGGCATGCTGCGCCGCCCTCAACTTTCAGTTCATTCGGACACTTCCTGTTAAGGTCCGTCACGCAACCCGTCGTCGCACAAGCACCTGAGCCGCCATTCACCTCAACTACCATTGGCAAATTATAGCCGTCGACGAGGCTGACGTCGTAGAAATCTTGTGTGCCGGTGCCGAGGGTGAATTCAGCTAAGGTGGCAGGCGGAGTAGCACTGTTGCCGTTGCATTCGATTTGGGAAGAGCCGCAGTCGGCAGTAGCGCAGGAGCCGTGGCCCGAAGCATCAAAATTGCAGCCAGTTCGTCCCCAGAAACGACCGGACCAACCTGTCGGGGCCTGAAAAGAGCGAGAGCTGCCCTTGGGGAGCTCAAAACCTGTAGTGTCTAGTTTAGGGCTTCCAAGAATTCCAGGCCATACACTGTAATCGCATTTGTTAACAAGTGTGAATACAGCACCTGAAGCACCTGAAAATTAATATATCCCaggattaattattggattttttACTTAATAATTCATGAACCATGCATTgttaaactaaaaagaaaaaaaaaatctgcaaTTCACCTTCGAAAATGAAGAGAATAATCAGGCTGAGGAATACAGTGTAAGAACAAGAAATACAGGAGAATAATGAAGCCATGTTCTTGTTATTGTTCAAGAAGTTTAAGAAATCTATTTCTTTTTTGGGTTAGCGCAAGAATAAGAATGATGATGGGTGTGTATAGATGGTAATTAATTAATGGTGAGACATTTttgttgatgatgatgatgattggTAATTAAAGCAAGGGTTATGAAAGAAATAGAAAGGAGAATAAGAAGAAGAACAGTAACTAAGACTGGGTTTTTTGCTATGAAAGATGGCAGGAAAAGAAGAGGAATGAGAAATCTGCTCAAAAGAATTACCACCCAAAGCCATAAACTGGCGAAAAAATTTCACAAGATTGCACTCctctctctctcgctctctctGTATCTACCAATCTACCTTATTTTTTTGGTGAAAGAGGGAGTGGATGGAATTAAAGGAGAGTGTAAGACTTGAGAGAGTGAGTGATGAAGAATCTCAACCAGCGGCTAGAGAGGTCCTCTATTTATAAGGAAAAAGAACTCTTTATAAGCCGAGGAAGCATCCAAGAACAGACCGCCCCATGGAGGCCAAAGAAGGAAACAAAAAAATCCACTTGGGAGTTGGGAAAGATTTTCCTCTGTTTCAAGTGTAACTAGAATCTGCTTTAATGGGCTACGTTACACCAATTTGTTGTTTCACTTGTTCACCAAAAAGTACAGTTTCGAAGATGAAAGGATAAAAATCTGCTACAGTTGTAAGAAATTGATGTTTTTCGGCTGCACCTGATCCTTCTTTCTCCTAGATTAGACGACATCGTTTCTTTATTTGAACCATCAGGGATGAAGAGAAAAATGGGCAAGCTATATGTGCACgagatattaaaataaaaaaataaaaacaataaaaCTTGGAGACTCAGACTAAAACATGAAACTAACATAAAATATAGTCGCTAACCAAAATATAAGCTACTACATTATTATGTATTTCATATTAATCTTTTATTCACTGTGCTCGAACAatcattctaaaaaaaaaaaataatagaccaaataatattagaataatagtaattaaaaattataaattatttttatgcgTGTATGTTTgtaataaatattttcttttgctTGTATGAGAGTATTTATAATATTCACTAcaagaaaagttaaaaataattacaaaaattaCCGACTACAAAATTTCGTGGGTAATTTACCGACGCTTTACCGatgaaaagagaaataaaatttaaattaatttttaccgACGAAATTACCGACTAATTACCGACTAAAACTTTACCGACGATGTAATTTCATAGGTAAAAGTGGTGCCTAACATTAGCGGCAAAAGTAGCgaccaaataataaaaataacgacCAAatgtttcgtcggtaattaccaacgaaatgcttttcgtaggtaatagtaagaaaaaaatagaaaataaaatttttaaaaaaataccaacgaaaaatttttcgtcggtaattaccaacgaaaagtttttcgtaggtaatattaagaaaaaaatagagaagaaattttctaaaaagctaaaaaattttacctacgaattttttttgtcggtaattaccaacgaaatgtttttcgtaggtaatattaaggagaaaatagagaagaaaaaatcTAAAAGCTTGAAAAAATTTTAGCTACGAATTTTTTTCGTCGGTAaacgcttttcgtaggtaatattaaggagaaaatagaaaataaatttttttaaaaaaatacctacgaaaaatttgtcatcggtaattaccaacgaaaaatttttcgtaggtaatattaagacaaaatagagaagaaaatttcttaaaaactaaaaaaaatacctacgaaaaatttttcgtcggtaattaccaacgaaaagcttttcgtaggtaatattaaggagaaaataggaaaaaaaaatctaaaaaactaaaaaaaatttacctacgaaaaaattttagtcggtaattaccaacgaaaagcttttcgtaggtaatatttaggagaaaatagagaaaaaaaattctaaaaaactaaaaaaattttacctacgaaaagtatttagtcggtaattaccaacgaaatacttttcgtaggtaatattaaggagaaaatagggaaaaaattctaaaaaactaaaaaaattttacctacgaaaaaattttagtcggtaattaccaacgaaaagcttttcgtaggtaatatttaggagaaaatagagaaaaaaaattctaaaaaactaaaaaaattttacctacgaaaagtatttagtcggtaattaccaacgaaatacttttcgtaggtaatattaaggagaaaatagggaaaaaattctaaaaaacttaaaaaattttagctacgaattgttttcgtcggtaattaccaacgaaacgattttcgtaggtaatattaaggagaaattgaaaataaaattttaaaaaaatacctacgaaatatatttagtcggtaatttGTCGATAAATCACAAAAAATGTGAAATTCTCACATCGTTTGAGAATAGATTTGAGGGTAGTGAGTTTGTCTATAAAAGGAGAACTACCCTCCAACATAGAGCAATTGTGGCATAGTCACATATATGGGGTCTATGTTGGGCTCcactagtaattttttttaagtcaattaaatcttaaaaaattataaattaaaataattaataattaatatttaatttaaaaattaaaaaattaatttgaaaattttaaattaaattaaattaaattaaaatttaaattacattttaaattaaattaaatttaaaagttaatttaaattaaaaaaaataaaaattaaattaaattaaaaattaatgattaaattaaaaaatattaaataaaaattagctacgAAAATTTGTTTTCGTAGGTAATTAGCAACGAAAAATTTTGTCGGTAAATTGTCGGTAATTTATAAGAGCAAAATCACCTACGAAATTacctaaaaaaaatttaaatttacctaCTAAATAATTTGTCGGTAAATTTAGTGACAACATTTTTTTCGTCGGTAAAAATTACCTACGCTAGTATTTGTGGACGAAAAAATTTCGTCGGTAATTCGTCGGTAATCACTGATTACCTACGAAATTTCAGTATATTTGGTCGGTAATTTTTgtagttatttttttaatttcttgtagtgaTTATAGTAAATATTTATCACTTTTATAaccataaaaaaattatataataattaattcaaaataaagGATCATGATCATGCAATAAATAATTTTCTATGAAAAAAATTAAtgcaaatataaaataaattaaataaattatttaattattaattaaaaaaaagctttaaaatgaaagtcATCCAATAACTAACATAtgctctaatttttctttttcataattaagTACGATCTTTTTATATGAAATGATTAATTATTTCAGTATATATTGAAAAAAtgctaaatatatattaataattttaagtaaaatttatcacatttacaaaaaaatatttactataattttaaataacatattaattataaattaaataaattgtaacactcctaatttttaaatttattattttatagataaatattaatattttactttatttaaattttaggaaattatttaaaatttttcgggttttagaaatcaggtttgattttccaaaaatataaactttgatgatttttaaaaattaatttaaagaccacgtggcaaaactaaaaatatatttagagtctacgaatttttctgagttttctagaatttttttcggaatttttgggcctcgttttcagtcccaaggcaaagtaaaaatttaaaattttgtatcttgaatcgaaccggctgaatcgaaccagaccggaccgatcgaatcagaccggccgaatcggaccgacttcttcttcctttttctttctccttgcgcgcgtcccgacctctctttctctctctcccattttctctctcctcccttctcCCCTAGCCGTCCAGCCGCCACCCAGACCTCCCCGCCTCGCCGGCGCGCCACCTTAGCCTCCCCCCATCGCTAGGAAAGCTTGTGGCGATGCGGCAGCGCCCAGCAAATCTTCCGATGaaatctggccgatccggccatcgattgggctgggtcttgtgtcaaacaccatctacacctcgagagctttccatagacaccaagaacaccaaaatccatcgaactgtttgtccaatttttattcgggaattctcgcaaaccgtgaaccccacgagaaaaccgagagtaccagagtgctccacttgtcgagagctttgcggcaatataaattttgaaatttttcgacaccgttttttggtaggtcccacggaacttcgtagtgtttttccgagcattaaatgagcttagaaaattccgtaaaatttatgtactaacccccatgttgtgggATTCGTGTAGGCatcttcaattcgcagaaattcgacagttgtccgagtttgtaaatttccggccagacagaccggctaccgaaaaagtcttggaatcagatagagattttggctaccctaccattgtcaaatgtcccgagcgcgtccttAGATTTGGAATCGGCATagataaacccgaaccttgctttttcgtaattttatagtgcttaaatgggattaaaaattcataaaatattcgtgttagctcagaaaattatgattctttttgcattagcttagaaaTATTGCTAAGGCCAgcgggacaaagttttagaatttttagagtttatttgggtggtttttgcaaaaagggtcaattataagcactaaactgtaattttacatattgtgattgatgactgtttggatgggcccaggaggggttgtgtgatatgattgagttgtaagTGTATGGTtggttgatgcatacattttgcatagtcatttaggtttaatttcatagccattttatttgattattagtcacttttagctaattttattagttatttagttagtttttcataattgtcaattttggattaatttgtaatttttactttattttgtaggaaaaatggtgttttttgaaggactgaagagaaattttgccattgaggagtgacttctacagccaaagatgtcaaaaacaagttttcaagctgaaatatgcattgaccaaattgtgcataacttgccgcataagctatgcagatctgcataaggagaaaaatcactattccagaaccaaccgaaatgtgcataaggagactgcatagcttatgcacattcacgcctcccttatgcactctcacggaattgtgcataacctatgcaccgagtcatgcagtttcgcataagtgaaccagaatgtgacaccccttacccgactacagtgtagccgagcaagttatgccactcagtgtgccgagcactctattttatcttaattcatttttatcgtagttttgaatataacttgtgaaatataatttatttaagccatttatcgaaattataatttatttgaggttccgagaattttatagaaaatccggcagagtaccggctaaaaataggaAAATAgcttcttgaactgtgaaaaacacttcctatgattatattcaatcatctcatcactctcaaacttcaatatcaaaatctcaacatttttcaccattcatttctcaatcattcatttcatgtgataatcatgtacaagtcacagttatgtattcacttttcctttcacaaacacaattttcttaacaattcctctatttgtcattcattcatttcacatcatcattagactcaaatcataaataaattctcacatgtgatttataatcacaatttacaagtacttacattaatacaaaattatattacatttgttcaaatacatatgataaaataagagtttaattaccaaatttacaaaaatgtcaaaacacaaaatgggacctagtgtcctaccaatgcactgtagtctgtgaggtgacacggacgctatgcagaactgtgaactgccttaccgaatctgtggtctactgggccctctgtccaaatcttcagtacctacgcattgcaaaagcgacgcgctaagcataaagcttagtggtgccaataatacaagaaaatataatatgcaaataaaaataataatttccttgctattgtgttcataagaaatgaataattactaacttattgtttagtcaatggctaatcatgttttatgatattaacttcttcatgcatttcgttaattattttcttcatgatattgagcttctttgtatttttgtaatcattcctgatacttaattttcgtattttctttaataatcagtgcaatcacagttatacttttccatgcccaagtaacctatactggacgactggactggataacgggtcgttggcactggacaccgcggtgcctcgggccgtcataccatgggatgcaaaacgtcaaccatgtatgcagtcagtatggctaaaaagccatgatatcacataatcgggcataaaagccatgaatacgggcataaaagccatgaatacgggcataaaagtcatgaatacgggcataaagcctttcgcagtactgctaaaacaataccctattggcatgccaaactatccaaaccaatcacattaggcctactagggcattttgcatttttaagtttcacatttttgaatttcaagttttggtgtcactattcacttcattagtcaaacaaaaagttgacttttgcatagaaagtaggtacattggctttggcacttcaaacataccacatttttcatttaaaacttgttggaagtaatcaccattaccatttctaggcttaaaccaagggaaacaaaattttcagtttttgaagcttaactttactattccattaagcactgttacagtgggaatttgaggaaatggtaaacatgaaagttgttccttattttgtctagttgaatttctttttttgaatcactccatttggagttttgtagctcaagttatggccaaaataagtttcttgttcacTGTCTTtattctgctgaaattttgggttttggcagattttggtccaactttggtcagtaatttgaccaagttaaattcataatttggtctaactttcttcatatgaaatgttctaccatgccttaggttttcatcggttcaagaatagcctaaatccgagttttctagagagagttatagccatccaaacattactgttcaaatgtaaatctgcagagttgcaggtttgataactcaactttgttcaataatttgaatgggttaatagcataatttggggtgatgttcttcatgaaagttgtttgtctatatcatatcttgttgctttaaaaatttcaggtcaattgatcatatctacagtgagttatggccaaatgaacagttactgttcatttggtcatttctgcaggggctgttgcagggtatccggattggggccaacttttggtcctcttgctttagtcttttgggcatggtttcttcagaaaaaatgtgccattataagcctagtttcatgtccaattggccaaacaccaattggacctacacagccaaagatatggcagtccaagtggactgaaatttcagtcaccctgctgcacttacaaggcagcctactcattcactttgccatgccatttttcagtccaatttatggtcaacatacctcaaatggtcactaattgaccattagaatgttctttaaccatttcataagccaaatcaaattttcatttctcaaaaccctagttttcccttataattctcacatacacctaattaagcacttccattcattatatatgtgtatatacaccttaaacataatctctaattcattctaagtccattaaaaccatcaaaaacactccacctttgttccttccttagggcagccgaaattcatagggtccatatacatagattccattcatttaattcacaaaaccttactcactttaagtctttaacatgaattaaaagagatttaagtgtaaataggcactaacctttaggtggcagatttttcaagctacccaaactccttctttcttcttcttttggctgcctagaggttgcttaggatgtggggacaagttttagtgaagatgacttagggttttcgggtgaggaaagcatggaaattgaagcttttaagaaccaaaaatggaggagcatgggtgacgttttttgaagagagaaagggctgctgaaatttctggaattctgcctcatttatccctttttattgaattttaattgtcttgctttaatgtgattggccatagcatttttaattacctaagcatgacatcataattcccaatttagctcctttttctttcttttcttttcttttctactaaatttcaatttaatttttagcaatatttattcatattttatgtcataataattatttactcaactggacaagtcggccaaaaattgtctctgaaggcgaaatgaccaaaatgccctccgtttggcttaacgggtcaaaattgtctgtaccgattgaaaattttttctaaatattttcttggaattctaatgccataggaacctcaatgacccttctctggagtctcaaaaattattttataattttttccccgggtctagggctcctagttgcgagaaccacaacttccctctggttacccatcgctagggcaccggctcgtttaacttggttgtattttatttctaaaatttttactaaatttttcttattaatatttgagttaattttggttcttcgctttaatttaaatatttttccgaacgttctagctgtccggaccgacaccggtcaccgaaacagtagaatgtacggagttgttactgggaggatgttacacagaaccagccgaaaactgcataagggactgcataacttatgcagtccacttatgcagtcccataaaggtttcattaatgagctggcagaagattccctcagaaaattcctcctagaacacaccattttagggctccatgtcagaaattgctataaatagtctcatttcccattttagaaagggggagacaaggagcagaaaaggaaaaggagaagagaggcagaatttgaggagtcactttcaccttccacaccattttcaaccaagatttgcagatttctttcttcccttatatttttctacatttctagtgtttaatttcttattccttagcttagattaaagctttatttccatttaaacttaaTATATCTtgaaagcattatggatagtgagtagtttacttttgattctggagtaagggttgtaatatttgagatattttgaggattttgattgggtaatccatattttgtggtcttaatgagttttattcatttcttgtgtgcttaatgacatgcttagtgtaggatcccattgagtgatgttcttaatccatggttgaagcaccgaaaggagaagaccctgtgatagataatcaagaaattagacttaattaacttagacctagaaataggctaaggattaagaggattcacagattaattaaagaacttaatgggtcttaattaactctaagtccacgaaagtaggattagattgattaaggcactctttgtctcactcgaaagggaattcaaaggatttaagaattaatctccttaaaacccataagtttcataagattggataaccaatttaaaatcccaaaatagctcgaatatgaaatcccgaactccggaatcacctttttatcattgctaattttcaattgaatttaattgcttgccattttaaaatcTTGCTATATTTCAACTTGCttctttcaatttgatgcaattttagtttaattaatacattgttggatagattattaattttgctcaTATAGAtcacattctcaatacccatcaattcattactttaatttcaaaaaatacttcgatttagtcaacttttatatcaaaaattcaatcattaactcaactcctcgtgggaacgatatctttactgtattacttgtacgacccgtgcacttgcggttgggccacatcaagtttttggcgccattgtcggggagttgtttgtttaatattgaattcttgattattttagttgtttttagttttattttgttatcttttcattttgtgtttgtttgttctttttcaggtacttttaatcttttatgagaagagctagaagcacaagtgacacatccttattgttcaatcctgaaattgagaaattttgtaaagccaacaagaaagaaaccagaaaaaggaaagaatccttgagagaaaccgaaattgaagcagacatggctgatgaaagaattagaattggtgttggtaatgttggaaatggtcaaaacaatgaagaTGCAACccatggtgaagaagttgttaatgcaaacgtgcctaggggaagtatgatggatcatgcttttcctcgttttgatgacttgagagagagcatagcaagaccaagaattgatgcaaatagttacaagatggattttggagttcttcaaatgattcaaaattctcaatttggaggacatccttctgaaaatccacacacacatctgaagaagtttgctatgatttgtgacatgcaaaaacaacctggagtgtccgatgatgcagcaagattgaagctattcccattctctttgaaagatagagcattggattggcttgattctttacctcacaactccattacaaattggaagcaactcactgatgcatttcttgcacaatattttccacttggaaaaactcaagaactgaggaatcaaatgacagctttcagaccaagagaggatgaaactctttatgaatcatggatgagatggaaggaattagagagacaatgcccacatcatgccatttcgaaatggatgataaataagaatttttacacaaatgtcactcctgtaatcagaggaattattaatgctcaaacaggaggagaatttattatgaagcatgaagatgaagcttatgagctattggagaaaattgcaaagaatactcatctttggagttgtccaagaggaccagctccaactcgaaaaaggcaagctgctggaatgtatgatcttgatccattcaacatgattaatgcaaaatttgatgcacttacaaatgtccttgctaagaagatcgaagatttgagtatgttggttagttcatcatcatcatctggaagttcacaacaagtggcttatgcagagggaaccaccagctgtggagtagattatggagaacaagcagcgtatgttggtaattatggaaacaaacatatggggaattcttattctcaaacttataatccaaattggaggaatcatcccaacttttcatggggaaatcagcaaagtcaagttccaaatcagaattttcaaccacaacagcagcaaggagttccatatcagcaaaataggcaaccattgcctaattttcagcagaaaaatatgaatcctccaccaaaacagcaagaacaaaattccaccactgaagctttattgcaacagattcttgctaaccaaaataagcatgatgaggagatgagagagatgaaagcaaggctagaacagatgcaaacacataacagaatgctggaaaatcagattgcacaacaagcatcttcctcaagtgccaagtcttttggaaaactaccaagtcaaccagaaaacccaagagagcagtgtcaagctattactttaagaagtgggaaagttgtaaatgatgagaagagtgaaaacagtgagaagagagaaaatgagaaagaaactgatgagagtgaaaaacaagagagtgcagaaaaatgtaaggagaaaattgaagagaaggaagagaagtatatacctcctgaaccctacaagccacagcttcccttcccacaaagatttcaaaaagccaagcttgataagcaatttgggaagttcttagaggttttgaagaagctttacataaatgtgccgtttgttgatgctctttcacaaatgccctcttatgccaaattcttgaaagaaattctctcaaacaagaggaaacttgaagaccatgagactgtagccttaactgaagaatgtagtgctatcctccaaaggaaacttcccccaaagctcaaggatccagggagtttttcaattccatgccacattggggaatcatgttctacaaaagccttatgtgatttaggggctagtgttagcctcatgcccctctcaatttatgagaagctcaatatgggagatctaaagccaacccatatttctcttcagttagctgacagatcaatcaagtatcctgaaggaattttggagaatgtgcctctgaaggttggaaagttctatatacctgttgactttgtcatcttggacatggaggaagattttaatattccaattatcttgggaaggcctttcctggctacagctggtgctttgattgacgtgaaaggagaaaaattgactcttagagttggtgaagagcaattggttttcaatattaataacactatgaagaagcatcattctgaagctgatacttgcttgagagttgatatcattgatgagctggttgaagaacatttcagaaagaaatatccagaagatccacttgaaaattgcttggttcatggaggaggcatagactatgacaaccctcatgtggctgcatatgctcaacacttagagggtagtccaccattcatttctgctccagtttttcaactcacacaaaaggaaatagcagaatctaagcaaccatcattcaaggaagaagatgcacctaaggtagaacttaagcaacttccttctcagctcaggtatgaatttcttg
Proteins encoded:
- the LOC110632180 gene encoding thaumatin-like protein 1 — protein: MASLFSCISCSYTVFLSLIILFIFEGASGAVFTLVNKCDYSVWPGILGSPKLDTTGFELPKGSSRSFQAPTGWSGRFWGRTGCNFDASGHGSCATADCGSSQIECNGNSATPPATLAEFTLGTGTQDFYDVSLVDGYNLPMVVEVNGGSGACATTGCVTDLNRKCPNELKVEGGAACRSACDAFGNPEYCCSGAYNTPSTCKPSTYSEMFKNACPKSYSYAFDDASSTFTCTGADYTVTFCPHLPSLKSARDPSPMATGTEGGGSMASGAIQEAELASSWLASLATGDSTRSYPLSLVQLALVLVTSFILCYNIQL